The Priestia koreensis genomic interval GCGCTGATCGTGATATAATGAGGAGTAGATTGTTTAGTTGAGGTGAAAAAAGTGGGAATTCATGTAGTACTATATCAACCAGAAATCCCTGCAAATACGGGTAATATTGCAAGAACTTGTGCAGCAACGGATACGACTTTGCATTTAATTCGTCCATTAGGCTTTTCAACAGACGATAAAATGCTGAAGCGAGCTGGGCTAGATTACTGGCAATATGTAAATATTCATTACCATGATTCATTAGAAGAAGTGTTTGAGAAGTATGCAGAAGGAAAGTTCTATTTTATTACGAAATTCGGTGAGCAAGCTCATAGTTCTTTCGATTATAGTAATTTAGAGGAAGATT includes:
- the trmL gene encoding tRNA (uridine(34)/cytosine(34)/5-carboxymethylaminomethyluridine(34)-2'-O)-methyltransferase TrmL is translated as MGIHVVLYQPEIPANTGNIARTCAATDTTLHLIRPLGFSTDDKMLKRAGLDYWQYVNIHYHDSLEEVFEKYAEGKFYFITKFGEQAHSSFDYSNLEEDYFFVFGRETKGLPPEIIQNNMDRCLRLPMNENVRSLNLSNTAAILIYEALRQQNYPGLKFTND